One Thermococcus eurythermalis DNA segment encodes these proteins:
- a CDS encoding C39 family peptidase — MYKEKRIVSWPLMHSYDAQPTCTWGLCTLFYAPYIHEDDVIEEVDNHRPVLLQLDNGGSVVDKQKSYDDHSVVIVGYVGNSHTIDYVVIHDGWDMYEHYLAWGNWGSDTYLVKITPKQG, encoded by the coding sequence ATGTACAAGGAGAAAAGAATAGTCTCGTGGCCCCTCATGCACAGCTACGACGCACAGCCAACATGCACATGGGGTTTGTGCACATTGTTTTATGCACCGTATATACATGAGGATGATGTCATTGAAGAAGTTGATAACCACAGACCTGTACTACTCCAGTTAGACAATGGAGGCAGTGTAGTAGATAAACAAAAATCATACGACGACCATAGTGTTGTCATAGTTGGATACGTTGGAAACAGCCACACCATAGATTACGTAGTGATTCATGATGGATGGGACATGTACGAGCACTATTTGGCGTGGGGTAACTGGGGCTCAGATACATACTTAGTGAAAATTACTCCAAAACAGGGGTGA